TGCTCTTGCGTCGAATGGTTTCCCTCAAATCATCTGCTGTGGCAACAGCCACTGCCTTGATTTCTCCAGAAGGCTTTGGGTGATTCATAGTCTTTAGTCTCTAATTGTTCTTTTTCTAATACTTTTTCAAGGCGAGTCAACGACTTACCTCATCGCCAACAGGCAATTTCAACACTGATTTTGGTGTATTTCCCCCCTCAAGTCCTTGACGGCGCTCAAGGGAATAAAACCAGGGTTTACCCTAGTTTAGAGGAGTGATGGGGACGGCTTGTCGCCAGGAGGCAAGGAGTAATCGAGCTTACGTTCGTAAAGGCGCGCCTTGTAGCAGTCGTTGTAGCCAGGACTGCCGATTTGCCATCCGATTGAGGTGCAATCATCTTGCGCTGCAGACTCAATAGAGCCACAGCCAGACAGGGTTAGCGTAGCAAGAGCCATGGCAGCGAAGAGGAGGCGTAATTTTGTTGAATTCATAGGCTCAAGTCTACTTGATTCTGACCTCAACATCGAGAGGAATCCCCTCTTTTCCAGCCTCTGCAGTCTTCACGTCACCCACTTGAATGCGCTCTTTGAGGGTGGGATTAGCCTTCACCATTAAGTCGTATGCCAACTTAGCGCGATTGGTCGCCAATTCTTTTAACTCGGCATCACTTATAACTATCCCAGCGATTAATTCGTTATGTAATTGTTCGTTACGAGCCTCGCCATCTGGAAGCGTTAACAAGCGCTGTCCTAACTTGATGCGGCCGATATATTGAGCGTATGCCGCTTTTAATCCAGACTGAATGCGTGGATCAGTCAAGCTTGGTACTGGCACAGGCTCTCCCAGTGATAACTTAAACCCAGCATCTTTCAGAATGGCAGTGTCGGCTTTTGCTCTAGCAAGCGCTTGCTTGTCTTGCACAGGATCATAAGTGCCAAAAATTTCTAAACTGGAATTCGTACGCTTAGACAAGTACTCGCCAAACTTTTCAAGACGCTCTTGGTCAACTGGCAAAAAGACTACCTCGCCTGGAACTGCATTTACGCCCTCTTCACCGCCCATGCCCAATACAGCTGCTAAGGCCCTAAACGGTGCAGTAGCCACATTGGTAAGCACATTACTAATGGCCTGCCATACCAAACCGCTGGCGCTAAATTCTGGGGAGTCGACATTGCCTGCAATGCGAATCGTGACATCGATCGTGTCATCCGAATCTTCTAATAATGCAATCGCCAATCCCAGTGGTAATTTTTTACCCTGAAAGTCTGCGACCTCATCACCTAACTGCACTCTCTTAATAATGATTTGATTGCTACCGTTTAATTGGCCATCTTTCGCGCGGTAGTTCAAGTTCAGATTGAGATTGCCGCCAGTGATTTGATGGCCCGCATAAGTCATCACAGCAGGATTAAAGGTGGTGAGCGGTAAATTCCGAAAGCTCATCAAGATATCGTGATTACGACGTGGATCATCGAAAGAGGCTTGACCTTTTGCGCGCATACTTCCGGAGCCCGCCACTACACCATCCATCGCAATGGAAGTAAAGCGTCCAGGAACATTGCTGGCACCCAAGAATGTAGCATTGAACTTTTTAATGTCGACTTTAAAGTTAGGTCGCATCGCTAAATCCATGAAGTAGACCTCGCCATTTTTGAGATTGACCGTACGAATATCTAAATTAAATGTATCTTTGCTTACTTGCGTAGCGGCGACCTTTGCAGGCTCCGCCTGAGGACTTTCTGAATTCACCTCAGCCGTTTTGGTTACCTGTGGTTTTGAGAATAAGCGGCGGAAATTCGATAAACCCTGATCATTAATTTCAAAACGCAAATTCGGATGATCCAAGATCACTTCATCAATTGCGAGTGCAGTCGACTTAATGCCGGAATTTTTACTGCTCTTATATTCAAGCTGACGAATATCCGCGCTATCCCAAGTAATCAGCGGTGTTTTTTCACCCTTCTCGATGACAGACAAATTGCTTAACTGCGCATCGCCAGAAATTACTTCAGCTTCTCCGCCCAACTTGACTGCAAGATCTGCATTCAACACTCCGCTGGTACCAACTAATTCCTTATTCGCTGGCAACAAGGCAATCAATGGCGCTGTGGAGATATCGACAATCTTGACCTTACCCTCTAGGGCTTTCGATGCAGTGTTCAAATCCCAGTGAGAGCGAATATTGCCACCATCCAACTGAAGATCTAATTGAAGCCCCAGACGATTAGGGCTTGGGTTATCTAGCCCTCCGCCAATCACTACCTTATTAAAGGCGATCGTCTTGTTCATGCCAGGTATAAGCAATTGCAAGGAGCCCAGATTGAAGTCGTACTGCCCTCGTACACCTGAAACCACGCCATTTTGGTCATAGTTCGCTACGTCGAGCAATTTGATAGAGAACGGTTTGAGATCCTCTTTTAACTTTGAAGAGTCATCTATCAAACTCAGAGATCCCGCCTTTACCAAAAACTCATCTACCGAAATCTTGATAGGCTTTTTTTCCGCCTGAGGATCTTTTGGCGGAAGGTTTTTTTCTACTGCATGAATAAACTCTTGCCAATTCCATTGCACTGCTTGCTTGCTCTGTTGCCTTATTGCCGCGCGCTTCTCAACCAAGATCTTTGGCTCATCTAGCAAGATCTCATCAAAGCCCACTTCGCCCAATAGCAGCTTAGTCCACTTTAGAGTGATCGCTAGTTTCTTAAACTCCAGCAGCTTTGCGCTACCGCCTTTAGCAATATGCAAACCATCGAGCTCTATATGTAAGCGCAATGGAGAGAGGCTTAAGTCTTGATAGGCAATTTCATAACCCAGCTTGTCACCATACTCAGCCACCGCCTTTTTAACCAGCCCAGGTACAAATGCATGGCTGCCCGCCCAAAAAAGAGCCAGCATAACCATTGCGGCACCCACTAGACGTAGGCCCCATCGTTTTATCTGAGGGTTTTGGAGGGAAAGCATGTACTTGTCTTTAGCAATCGATATGGGTCACAATGAAAATTATCCCAGAACAATAAATATACCCTTTAGGAGACCCTATGAAACCAGTATTGAATAAGCTACTGTCGTCCACCCTCTTTTGTCTTTGCCTTATGGCTAATGGACCTGCAGCGTTCGCCCAAAATCAAGATGGTTTTACGAGCTTGATTGATGGAGTGAGTCTTAATGGCTGGAACATCATCGGTAGTGCTAACTGGGTAATTGGCAATGGGATGATTGAAGGCAATAAACCCAATGGATTTTTAGTGAGCGATAAGAGCTATAAAAACTTTGTGATCAAAGCAGAGTTCTGGGCAGAATCCAATACCAATAGCGGCATTTTTATTCGCTGCCAAGATCCCAACAAGGTAAGCCAATACAGCGCCTATGAAATCAATATTTGGGATACGCGCCCTGAGCAAGCATATGCAACCGGTGCGATTGTTGACGTTGCTAAGGTAAACCCCGTTCCTAAAGCTGGCGGACGTTGGAACACAATGGAGATTGTTGCCAATGGTTCCCATTTCAAGGTGAGCTTGAATGGGGTTGTTACTGTTGCCGATGCGCAGGATACTAAGTTTACCGATGGACCTATTGCACTGCAGTCCGCAGGTGGCACCATCAAATTTAGAAAGCTAGAAATTAAACCCCTTTAAAAATACGCCTGCAATGAAGAAAGCCACCCTAGGGTGGCTTTTGTTTTATCCGGGTTGCTTATGCCGGTGGAAATCCCACCTTTTGTGCCCACATATTATTAAAGACATGAATCACTGGCTTCTCATACACACCAGCCTTGGTGAAGGGCTCATCTTTTAACCAAGCATCAGCATCTGCCCTACTCGGAAAATCGATTGCCAAAAGACTGCCTACAGTTGTCTGACCATCTTCCGATGTTAGTGGGCCAGCAAAAGCCATGCGATCTGCCAACTTCGCTAAATAGGCGCGATGCTCTGGGCGCACCTGAACGCGTAGGTCTGCAGTGCCAGGACGGTCCATTAATAGAATTGCAAAAATCATTGTTATCTCCCAATGTCGTTATTTAAGTATTACTCTCGACTGCTCGTTCTTTTGCGGCATGAATGAGATATTACGGTAAAACCAATTTCCCAAAAGAAAAAACCGCCCGAAGGCGGTTTTCAATAAAGCGGTTAAAACGAATTAAGCAGCTTTACGTGTCTTAGCAGCTGGCTTAGCAACAGCATATTGACCTTGAATGTTTGCCATTGCAGCGTCAACACTCTTCTCAAAGTTAGCAAATGCGTCAGTTGCAGTTGCACGAACTTGGTCGAACTGTTGGAGTGAAGATTCGAATGCAGTTTTGAATGCAGATACAAATGCCTCAGAACCAGCAGGAGCTGTTTTAGTAGCTTCTTTAACGAACTTAACTAAGTCGTCACGTGCGTCGTCGATTGAAGCATCGATAACTTGAGCAACTTCTTTATTGCCATTGCGAACAACTTTGTTCACTTTAGCTTGGTAAGCAGCAGCGTACTTAGCAGCTTCTTGAGCAACTTCAGGCTGAGCCAATTTAGTTAATTGCTGTGGATCCTTGATTGCCAACAATTGTGTGCTTGCATCTTGTGCAGCAGCCATTGCATCTTTAGCAGCAGCTTGGTTGATTTCTGCCAACTCTTGCGCGCTTTCAACAGCAACTTGTGCCAAGTGTTTTGCGTTTTCAACTGCTTTAGCTTGAGCTTGAGCGATCTGGTCGTTTAATTGTGCTTGAAACATGATTTTTCCTAACTTAAGTAATTTGGTTAAATTTTATTGCGATGCACCATTATAAAAAGAAAAATGGTGCGCTGCAAGATATTTGTACTGCACCGCACCAAATAATTGAAAAACCGCATTTTTGAGCCAAAAATCGATATTTTAGGGCGCCATGAGCTGTTGTTATTTTGCTTGGGCCATGGGAATTAGCCTAAAAGACAATAAAAAACCACCCGAAGGTGGTTTTTGACTACTTGGCGGAAGAGGCGGGATTCGAACCCGCGGTAGGCTATTAACCTACGCACGCTTTCCAGGCGTGTGACTTAAACCGCTCATCCACCCTTCCGTACAGTCGTTGATTATACGATTGCCGAAAGGGTTTGCCTCTAAAAGCCTATTTGGCTAGTTATAGAGACTCTTTGAGCTGGTCCAAGATGTGTGGGTTTTCCAAAGTTGAAGTGTCTTGAGTAACCTCTTCGCCTTTAGCGATCACACGCAATAAGCGGCGCATGATTTTGCCGGAACGGGTTTTAGGCAAGTTATCGCCAAAACGAACGTCTTTTGGTTTAGCGATTGGGCCAATTTCTTTGCCAACCCAGTTACGCAGTTCAGTAGCAACCTTCTTCGCTTCCTCACCAGTTGGACGGCCGCCTTTGAGAACCACGAATACGCAGATTGCCTCACCGGTTAACTCATCTGGACGACCAACTACTGCCGCCTCAGCAACCAATGGGTTAGCAACTAAGCAAGATTCGATTTCCATTGTTCCCATACGGTGACCGGAAACGTTCAACACGTCATCGATACGACCAGTAATGGTGAAGTAGCCAGTATCTTTGTTACGGATTGCGCCGTCACCTGCAAGATACAAAGTACCGCCTAACTCTTCTGGGAAATAAGACTTCACGAAACGATCGGCATCATTCCAGATCGTACGAATCATAGAAGGCCATGGACGTTTAACAACCAAGATACCACCCTGACCGTTTGGAACATCTACACCAGCTTCGTCAACAATTGCTGCCTGAATACCTGGCAATGGCAATGTGCATGAACCTGGAATCATTGGTGTTGCGCCTGGCAACGGGGAGATCATGTGACCGCCAGTTTCGGTTTGCCAGAAAGTATCTGCGATTGGGCAACGTGAGCCGCCAACGTTTTCGTAGTACCACATCCATGCTTCAGGATTGATTGGCTCGCCTACAGAACCCAAGAGACGCAATGAAGATAAGTCATAGCTCTTTGGATGCACTGCTTCGTCATTGCTTGATGCTTTGATCAATGAACGAATTGCTGTTGGTGCTGTATAGAAAATAGATGCTTTGTGTTTTTGGATCATCTCCCAGAAACGGCCAGCATTTGGATAAGTTGGAACGCCTTCAAACACAATCTCAGTAGCGCCTACTGCGAGTGGGCCATAAGTAATGTATGAGTGACCTGTTACCCAACCGATGTCAGCTGTACACCAGAACACATCGTTAGGCTTAATGTCAAAAGTCCACTTCATTGTGAGAATTGCCCACAAGAGGTAGCCACCGGTTGAATGTTGTACGCCCTTTGGCTTACCAGTCGAACCAGATGTGTAAAGAATAAACAATGGGTGCTCTGCACTTACCCACTCTGGCTCACAAGTAGTTGCTTCATTAGCAACGATTTCTTGCATCCAAACATCGCGACCAGCTTGCATCGCAACATCTGTGCCGGTGCGCTTGCTTACGATCACATGCTTAACCTTAGGGCACTCTCCAGTAGAAAGCGCTTCATCGCAAATAGCCTTCAATGGCAGAGCTTTACCGCCACGGAACTGGCCATCAGCAGTGATCACTGCAACCGCGCCAACGTCCATAATGCGATCACGCAATGCTTGTGCGGAGAAGCCGCCAAACACAACAGAGTGAATTGCGCCGATACGAGCACACGCTTGCATCGCAACAATGCCTTCAATAGTCATTGCCATGTAAATGATGACGCTGTCACCAGACTTAACGCCCATTTTGCGAAGTGCATTTGCCATTTTGCAAACGCGCTCGAGCATTTCTTTGTAAGTAACTTTAGTAACCGTACCGTCATCTGCTTCAAAAATGATGGCAGTCTTGTCGCCAAGGCCTGCTTCAACTTGACGATCTAAACAGTTATAAGAGGCATTTGTTGTGCCATCTTCAAACCATTTGTAAAAAGGTGCCTTGGACTCATCCAACACTTTGGTGAATGGCTTTTTCCAATAGATATTTTCTTTAGCGAGACGACCCCAAAAGCCGTCATAATCTTTCTCAGCTTCAGCGCAAAGCTTGTTATAAGCCTCCATGCCTGGAATAGCCGCGCCCTTAACAAAATCCTCTGGTGGGTGAAATACGCGGTTTTCTTGTTTTAATGGTTCCATGCTTCTAGGCCCTCTATCTAATAATCAATAAACTAATTAAATCTACAAATGCGCGAAAATATCGCAAAATGAAGGGTGTACGCCCTCAAGACCTTAGAAGATAAGTGAAAACACCCGGGATTTGCTCTATGGCAAACCCTTAAAATAGGGCAAACCTTACTAATAATGTGGAAATAAGCCAAAAACCATGACAAATATCAAACAAAACGACCTTATTCAAAGCGTTGCGGACGCATTCCAGTTCATTTCCTACTACCACCCAAAGGACTTCATTACCGCCATGGGCAAGGCTTATGAGCTCGAACAAGGTGAAGCTGCCAAGGATGCGATCGCTCAAATTCTGACCAATAGCCGCATGTGCGCCGAAGGTCACCGCCCAATGTGTCAGGACACTGGTATTGCAGTGGTTTTCCTCAAAATCGGTATGAACGTTCAGTGGTCTGATGCCACGATGAGTGTTACTGAGATGGTGAATGAGGGTGTGCGTCGCGCTTACCTCAACCCAGACAATATGCTGCGCGCTTCAGTATTGACTGATCCTGCAGGCAAACGTAAAAACACAGGCGATAACACCCCTGCTGTTGTCCATTACGAAATCGTTCCCGGCGATGATGTTGAAGTCATTTGCGCTGCCAAAGGTGGTGGCTCAGAGAACAAGGCCAAGATGGTCATGCTCAACCCTTCTGACTCTATTGTGGATTGGGTTCTGAAAACTGTTCCGACCATGGGCGCTGGCTGGTGCCCTCCCGGCATCCTTGGCATCGGTATTGGCGGCACACCAGAAAAAGCCATGTTGATGGCTAAAGAATCTTTAATGGGTCCGGTCGACATTCAAGAGCTGATCGCTCGTGGCGCGAAGACTCGTGCTGAAGAGTTGCGCTTAGAACTCTACGAGAAAGTAAACAAGCTGGGTATTGGTGCACAAGGCCTCGGTGGTTTAGCTACTGTTCTCGATATCAAGATTATGGAATACCCAACGCACGCTGCTTCATTGCCAGTGGCGATGATTCCGAACTGTGCTGCCACCCGTCACGTGCACTTCCACTTACACGGCGATGGTCCTGCAAAATTAGAGAAGCCTTCCCTCTCTGATTGGCCAGATGTCACATGGACACCAGATACCAAGAAATCTAAACGCGTTAATTTAGATACCCTGACAGCAGCAGAAGTAGCCAGCTGGAAACCAGGTGAAACCTTATTGTTGAACGGCAAGATTTTGACTGGCCGTGATGCAGCGCATAAGCGTATTCAAGACATGCTCGCCAAAGGCGAAGAATTGCCAGTGAGCTTTAAAGACCGCGTGATCTATTACGTTGGCCCAGTAGATCCAGTTCGTGAAGAAGCGGTTGGTCCTGCAGGTCCTACTACTGCAACACGCATGGATAAGTTCACCGAGATGATGCTTGCGAAGACCGGCTTGATCTCCATGATCGGTAAAGCAGAACGTGGTCCAGTTGCGATTGAAGCAATCAAGAAACATAAGTCTGCCTACCTGATGGCTGTTGGTGGCGCCGCTTACTTAGTGTCTAAGGCAATCCAGACTTCTAAAGTGGTTGGCTTTGCTGATTTAGGCATGGAAGCGATTTATGAATTCGATGTCAAAGACATGCCGGTAACAGTTGCCGTGAACTCAGAAGGCATCTCGATGCATGAGACTGGTCCTAAAGAGTGGCAAGCCAAAATTGCTGGTATTCCAGTAAAGATTGCTTAAGAACTTACTGGCCCGACATTGGCTCTCATAGGAGTATTTGACTCTGGCGTTGGAGGCTTATCCATTTTGGATGAGTCTTTGCGCCAGCTTCCGCAGCATGATTACATCTATCTAGCGGATTCTGCCAACGCACCCTATGGCGAGAGATCGAGCGATTGGATTGCGCAGCGCAGTCTTGCTTTATGCCAATACTTAGCGAGTCAGGGTTGCGATGCCATCGTAGTCGCCTGCAATACGGCGACTGCTGAAGCGATCAAACAGATTCGTGCTGATATTTCTATTCCAGTCATCGGCGTAGAGCCGGGCATTAAACCTGCTTCCATGAAAACCCAAAATGGCATTGTGGGTGTCTTAGCCACTGAAGCTACTTTAAAGAGCGACAAGTTCAATGCGCTGTTGGCAACGCTGCCCGGCAATTGCCAGTTCATCAAGCAATCGGGTGCTGGCCTTGTTCCCTTGATTGAAGCAGGCAAGGCCGATAGTGAAGAAACATTTGAGTTATTGGCAAAACATTTAGAGCCGATTCAAGATGCGGGTTCAGATACCTTGGTGC
The window above is part of the Polynucleobacter sp. AP-Kolm-20A-A1 genome. Proteins encoded here:
- a CDS encoding DUF748 domain-containing protein gives rise to the protein MLSLQNPQIKRWGLRLVGAAMVMLALFWAGSHAFVPGLVKKAVAEYGDKLGYEIAYQDLSLSPLRLHIELDGLHIAKGGSAKLLEFKKLAITLKWTKLLLGEVGFDEILLDEPKILVEKRAAIRQQSKQAVQWNWQEFIHAVEKNLPPKDPQAEKKPIKISVDEFLVKAGSLSLIDDSSKLKEDLKPFSIKLLDVANYDQNGVVSGVRGQYDFNLGSLQLLIPGMNKTIAFNKVVIGGGLDNPSPNRLGLQLDLQLDGGNIRSHWDLNTASKALEGKVKIVDISTAPLIALLPANKELVGTSGVLNADLAVKLGGEAEVISGDAQLSNLSVIEKGEKTPLITWDSADIRQLEYKSSKNSGIKSTALAIDEVILDHPNLRFEINDQGLSNFRRLFSKPQVTKTAEVNSESPQAEPAKVAATQVSKDTFNLDIRTVNLKNGEVYFMDLAMRPNFKVDIKKFNATFLGASNVPGRFTSIAMDGVVAGSGSMRAKGQASFDDPRRNHDILMSFRNLPLTTFNPAVMTYAGHQITGGNLNLNLNYRAKDGQLNGSNQIIIKRVQLGDEVADFQGKKLPLGLAIALLEDSDDTIDVTIRIAGNVDSPEFSASGLVWQAISNVLTNVATAPFRALAAVLGMGGEEGVNAVPGEVVFLPVDQERLEKFGEYLSKRTNSSLEIFGTYDPVQDKQALARAKADTAILKDAGFKLSLGEPVPVPSLTDPRIQSGLKAAYAQYIGRIKLGQRLLTLPDGEARNEQLHNELIAGIVISDAELKELATNRAKLAYDLMVKANPTLKERIQVGDVKTAEAGKEGIPLDVEVRIK
- a CDS encoding DUF1080 domain-containing protein, with protein sequence MKPVLNKLLSSTLFCLCLMANGPAAFAQNQDGFTSLIDGVSLNGWNIIGSANWVIGNGMIEGNKPNGFLVSDKSYKNFVIKAEFWAESNTNSGIFIRCQDPNKVSQYSAYEINIWDTRPEQAYATGAIVDVAKVNPVPKAGGRWNTMEIVANGSHFKVSLNGVVTVADAQDTKFTDGPIALQSAGGTIKFRKLEIKPL
- a CDS encoding YciI family protein, which translates into the protein MIFAILLMDRPGTADLRVQVRPEHRAYLAKLADRMAFAGPLTSEDGQTTVGSLLAIDFPSRADADAWLKDEPFTKAGVYEKPVIHVFNNMWAQKVGFPPA
- a CDS encoding phasin family protein, with amino-acid sequence MFQAQLNDQIAQAQAKAVENAKHLAQVAVESAQELAEINQAAAKDAMAAAQDASTQLLAIKDPQQLTKLAQPEVAQEAAKYAAAYQAKVNKVVRNGNKEVAQVIDASIDDARDDLVKFVKEATKTAPAGSEAFVSAFKTAFESSLQQFDQVRATATDAFANFEKSVDAAMANIQGQYAVAKPAAKTRKAA
- the acs gene encoding acetate--CoA ligase; translated protein: MEPLKQENRVFHPPEDFVKGAAIPGMEAYNKLCAEAEKDYDGFWGRLAKENIYWKKPFTKVLDESKAPFYKWFEDGTTNASYNCLDRQVEAGLGDKTAIIFEADDGTVTKVTYKEMLERVCKMANALRKMGVKSGDSVIIYMAMTIEGIVAMQACARIGAIHSVVFGGFSAQALRDRIMDVGAVAVITADGQFRGGKALPLKAICDEALSTGECPKVKHVIVSKRTGTDVAMQAGRDVWMQEIVANEATTCEPEWVSAEHPLFILYTSGSTGKPKGVQHSTGGYLLWAILTMKWTFDIKPNDVFWCTADIGWVTGHSYITYGPLAVGATEIVFEGVPTYPNAGRFWEMIQKHKASIFYTAPTAIRSLIKASSNDEAVHPKSYDLSSLRLLGSVGEPINPEAWMWYYENVGGSRCPIADTFWQTETGGHMISPLPGATPMIPGSCTLPLPGIQAAIVDEAGVDVPNGQGGILVVKRPWPSMIRTIWNDADRFVKSYFPEELGGTLYLAGDGAIRNKDTGYFTITGRIDDVLNVSGHRMGTMEIESCLVANPLVAEAAVVGRPDELTGEAICVFVVLKGGRPTGEEAKKVATELRNWVGKEIGPIAKPKDVRFGDNLPKTRSGKIMRRLLRVIAKGEEVTQDTSTLENPHILDQLKESL
- a CDS encoding fumarate hydratase, translated to MTNIKQNDLIQSVADAFQFISYYHPKDFITAMGKAYELEQGEAAKDAIAQILTNSRMCAEGHRPMCQDTGIAVVFLKIGMNVQWSDATMSVTEMVNEGVRRAYLNPDNMLRASVLTDPAGKRKNTGDNTPAVVHYEIVPGDDVEVICAAKGGGSENKAKMVMLNPSDSIVDWVLKTVPTMGAGWCPPGILGIGIGGTPEKAMLMAKESLMGPVDIQELIARGAKTRAEELRLELYEKVNKLGIGAQGLGGLATVLDIKIMEYPTHAASLPVAMIPNCAATRHVHFHLHGDGPAKLEKPSLSDWPDVTWTPDTKKSKRVNLDTLTAAEVASWKPGETLLLNGKILTGRDAAHKRIQDMLAKGEELPVSFKDRVIYYVGPVDPVREEAVGPAGPTTATRMDKFTEMMLAKTGLISMIGKAERGPVAIEAIKKHKSAYLMAVGGAAYLVSKAIQTSKVVGFADLGMEAIYEFDVKDMPVTVAVNSEGISMHETGPKEWQAKIAGIPVKIA
- the murI gene encoding glutamate racemase; amino-acid sequence: MALIGVFDSGVGGLSILDESLRQLPQHDYIYLADSANAPYGERSSDWIAQRSLALCQYLASQGCDAIVVACNTATAEAIKQIRADISIPVIGVEPGIKPASMKTQNGIVGVLATEATLKSDKFNALLATLPGNCQFIKQSGAGLVPLIEAGKADSEETFELLAKHLEPIQDAGSDTLVLGCTHYPFLRKSIRKLLGDSISLIDTSDAVVRQLKRQLESINQSVDATGKGSVTFVSSKDGPALLNMAQDLLSADLNLHALETKALGAVLGGV